From the Niveibacterium microcysteis genome, the window GCGGCGACGGTCCTCGCCGGCAAAGGTCTGGTGGCGGCGATGCGCGCACGAGACCACACGACCGTTTGGCATCAGGATCGGGTTGCCTTGCTTGCCGAGCACCTTGCGCGTCAACTCGGTGTATCGGACGCCGAGGCCCGTCAAGCGCGGAGCGCAGGCCTGCACCACGACATCGGCAAGATCGCCATCTCCGACGCAACACTGTTCAAGCAAGGCCCCTTGACCCAGGCCGAATGGCTCGAAATGCAGGCGCACGCAGAGATTGGCGAGCGCATTCTTCGCGCGACCGAGAACCCCTTGCTTTGCTCAATTGCCGGCTACGTCCGCCATCACCACGAACGGTTTGACGGAACGGGCTATCCGGACGGTTTGCAGGGCAGCGAGATCCCTCTCATCGCGCAGATCGTATCGATCGCCGATGCCTACGACGCGATGGCCGCGGTGCGCGCCTACCGCCCGCCCCGGCCGCATCGCGCGATCATCGCCATCCTTACCAGTGAAGTTGGCCAGAAGTGGGACGGCGCCATGTTCGACGCCCTGGTGCGCTTGTTCGAAGTCGATTCGGAAATCGTCAGCGCGTATCTGGCCAAGGACTAAGCGCGCGCGAAGGCACAAGGAGGAGGCACCCGGCCGACAGCCGCCTCGGCACGGAATCGAACGTGCTTGCCTTCGATTCCGCACATTGCTGAGTGGCTTCTTGCTGGGTGCCACACTTTCGCAGGCTCGTCCCGGGCATGAGTCCGTCTTTCGGGTCGAATCCCGAAGACCTGCCCAACCGCGGGTTCCACGGCTACGGGAGCAAGCTCAAGCAGCTCGTGGTCACACACGACCGCGCTCCGCGAAATACGCCCGCAGCGACAGCCCGCTCCGCGGGCGACCGACAACCAGGTCAATCTGGCGGCAGCGTTGGCTTTGCGTCCGGCCCGGCAGCCGCCACGCAAAAAAACACAGTCGGTTATCGGCAGACGGCTATCATGCCGGTCCTCTTCGAAGTAGTCCCTCATGATTTCCGTTCGTAATGTCACGCTGCGTCGCGGCGTCAAGGTCGTGCTCGACCGCGCATCCGTCACCTTCACCCCTGGCGAAAAGATCGGGCTTGTGGGCCGAAACGGTGCCGGAAAGTCCTCCTTCTTCGGCCTCCTCAACGGCACGCTGCATGAAGACAGTGGCGAGTTCTCCATCCCAGCGGCCTGGAAGATGGCGCAGGTGGCGCAAGACATGCCGGAGACCGAGCAAAGCGCGACGGACTTCGTCATCGAGGGCGACACTGTACTGCTTGCCGCGCAGGCAGAAGTTGCGGCGGCCGAAGCCAGTGACGACGGCATGCGCATGGCGCACGCCTACATGGATCTGCACGATGCTGGCGCGCATGACGCTGCCGCCCGCGCGCAGGCCCTGATCCTCGGCCTCGGCTTCTCGGCTGCGCAGCTCGATGAACCGGTGAACAGCTTTTCGGGCGGTTGGCGCATGCGCCTGCAACTCGCGCGCGCGCTGATGTGCCCGTCGGACCTGCTGCTACTCGACGAACCGACCAACCACCTCGACCTCGATGCGCTGGTATGGCTGGAAGCCTGGCTCAAGCGCTACCAGGGGACCATGGTCGTGATCAGCCACGACCGCGAGTTCCTCGACGCGGTAACGCAGGTGACGGTGCACGTCGATAACGCCAAGCTGGTGCGCTATGGCGGCAACTACAGCAAGTTCGAAGACATGCGCGCCGAGCAGCTGGTGCTGCAGCAAGCCGCCATGGCGAAGCAGGCCGACAAGATCGCCCACCTGCAGAAGTTCATCGACCGCTTCAAGGCCAAGGCCAGCAAGGCCAAGCAGGCGCAGAGCCGGGTCAGGGCGCTCGAACGCATGGAGAAGATCGCGCCGGTGCTGGCGGACGCCGAGTTCAACTTCGAGTTCAAGGAGCCGCTCAACGTCCCCAACCCGATGCTGTCGATGCTCGACGCGAGCTTCGGCTACCCGGCACCGGACGATGCCCCCGCGGGTACGCCGCCAACGGTGATCGTGCGCAACATCAACCGATCCGTCCTCGCCGGCCAGCGCATCGGCATCCTCGGCGCCAACGGCCAGGGCAAGTCCACGCTGGTGAAGACGGTGGCGCACGCGCTCGCGCCGATCGCGGGCGAAATCAGCGAAGGCAAGGGCCTTAACATCGGCTACTTCGCGCAGCAGGAGCTGGACGTGCTGGATCCGGCCGCCTCACCGCTGCTGCACATGACCCGCCTCGCCAAGGACACGCCAGCGCACCTGCGGGCGCCGGGGCAAAGTGGCACGGAACAATCGCTGCGAACCTTCCTTGGCACGTTCAATTTCAGCGGTGACATGGTCCACCAGGCCGTCGGCACCATGAGCGGCGGCGAGAAGGCGCGCCTGGTGCTGTGCATGATCGTGTGGCAGCGCCCCAACCTGCTGCTGCTCGACGAACCGACCAACCACCTGGACCTCGCCACGCGCGAGGCACTGGGCATGGCGCTCAACGAATTCGAAGGCACCGTGATGCTGGTCAGCCACGACCGCGCCCTGCTGCGCGCTGTGTGCGACGAGTTCTGGCTCGTCACCAAGGGTGGCGTGGAACCCTTCGACGGCGACCTCGACGACTACCAGCAATTCCTGCTCGACGAAGCCCGCCGTATGCGCGAATTGGCGGCAGCGAAGCTGAAGAAGGCCGCGGCCTAAGGAGGCGGCGGCGACGCAACGGGTCGCGACCGCTGGCCAAGCCGAGGCAGACAAGCCGTCGCACTTGCCACACTTGGCACGCCCAAGTCGAAGCGGCGCGCGATGACCACGTCGCACGATCGCCCAGGCCACCGGTGGCTCGGTTGCGCACTGCTCGCCGCCCCCAGCCCTGCGCCATCGCCAAATTGGGCCGCCCGCCGGGTTGTAATGGCACTCGGCTGACAAGCGCCCGCCTCACATCAGGTGTGGGCGAGCCGTGCGCCGGAGGAAACGTAGCTGTCGCGGCTGCTTGGCCATTGGTGACGATTCGCCAGTGCCGGCGGGGTCGGCCTACGCTTCGGACACGTCCTGCGCAACGCCTTCGAGCGCCAGCTCCTTGCGCATGAAAACGCTGAGCGGGTGCTCTGGGTAGTCGCCAAAGGCACCGCACCGAACAAACCCTTGCTTGCCGTAGAAAGCGAGTGCGGCCGGTTGGTACGGGCCGGTCTCGAGCATGAGGCTACGACAGCCTTTGGCATGCGCAGCGTGTTCCAGCACGCACAAGATTGACTGCGCGGCTCCATCGCCCCTGGCCTCAGGCCGAACATACATGCGCTTGACCTCACCATAGGATGTGCCGAGCACAATGGCCCCGCACCCGATTGCCACACCACCGGCAGTTCGCGCCACGGCAAACAATACGTTGGCTTGCGTCATGGCACCGATGTCCAGCGAATATCTGCACTCCTGCGGATAGAGCGTGTCTTGATAGGCATCGAGTTCGGCGATCAGTGCGATGGTCTCCGCCTGATCGGGGGGTTCAAGCTTGGTGCGGGTCATCTTTTCCTTTACGGGCATAGGGTCGAAAGTGGCTCCACCTGCTCAAATCGCAAGCACGGGCAGTCAGTTCCGCATTATCCGCAAACGGCAAGGTTTCCGATTTGTCGATCTTCCTGGCGCTCGCTCGTCGTAGCTTTACCAAGGCCAACCCAGATTCGGAGAGCAATCCATGCGGTTCATCATCACAGCGCAGCAGAGTACGGAGCAGGAAACGACAAAAGAACAGGCAGACTTCGACGTCGAGCTGTTCAAGGCCTACATGCGGTTCAACGAGGACATGCACCAGGCTGGCGTGCTCGTCGCGTCCGAGGGGCTCAATCCTTCGGCGCCGGGCGCCCGCATCGCCGTCGCAAATGGCAAGCGCTACGTTATGGACGGCCCCTTTGCCGAGTCGAAGGAGCTGGTGGGCGGCTTCTACCTCATCGAGGTGCCCTCACTTGAAGAGGCTATCCAGTGGGCGCTGCGAGCGCCGTCCGGCTTTGGGAAGGACGATGTTCTGGAGGTTCGCCAACTTACTGGCGCCGGGGACCTTCCTCCCGAAATACTCTCACTGATCGCCGAAGCCGCGCCGACATGGAGCGCTTCGGCGTGGCAGTCGCGCGACGCGAAGTAGCTGCGTTCGATAGGCGCCGCCTGACACAGCGGCCGCGGCTGGCCGAGGGCATTCGGCAAGCCGTGGCAGCAAACCTGCAAGGTCGCCCGGGCAGGCAGGTGCTGCTACAGCGGAATCAGAACGATCGAACGGCAGCCCCATCTTTGAGAGCCGTCAATCCCACAAGCCGCGCGCCGTTGGGAAATTGAACAACCGGCCGGCAGGCGGTCGCCTTGAGTGATACCCTGCGTCCGGTTTTAACGCATCGTGCCTTTCGAATGACCACTACACCTCAAGTACAGTCGCCCCGGGAAGTGCTGAAGCAGCTCGCCGGCAAGTATCCGGTTTTGCGCAACTGGCAGCCGTTGGCGATCGGAATCGACAAGCAGTTGATCGCACTGCATCCGGAGTTTGCACCGAAGCACCTGCGGACCGCGCTGCTGATCCACACGCGCGCCTTGCCCTACCTTCGCTCGGTCGCGAAGGCGAAAGAACGCTTCGCACTCGATGGCTCAGCTGCAGGCGAGGTCACCGAGCAGCAGCGCGCGCATGCAACGGAACAGATCAAGGAAGTCCAGCGCAAGCGTGCAGAAGCTCGCCGACAGGCCGAGGAAGCAGAGAAGGCCCGCAAGGCCGAGGAACTGCGCCAGCAAAAGCTGCAGATGCTGGTGTCGAAGTTCAGCGGCTAAGCAGGGGCATCAGGGTGTCCGGCCGCCGTCCGGCTAGCGTTTGAATGTGCCGGCACGCAACACCCCGCTTGAGTCACTACGCACCCGCCCCTCCCCGGGCACCATCACCTTGGCCGCAATGGCCCCGGTGATTGGCGGAGGCTATTCGCCATCCCAATAGTTGAGCGAATCACCTGCCCGACCGACGTACACAAACCGCTGTGGCTTGCCGTCAGCACTCGGCGGTAGTTCGGCGAGGACACCAAATTTTCCCGAATCCGGATACTCGGCGATCTCCGGGGAAAGTTTGGTGCTGACCGCCAGGTAACGCAGTTCCTCCGTGCCAGTGTTCGTAATCTGGTGCGCCGCTTCGTTGCCACCCGGCGGACAGGCGATGACGTCACCGGTGCGAATGGCATAGGTGTTCGCGCCAATTCGCACCTCGCCTGAGCCCTGAAGCACGAAGAACATCTCCTCGTTGGCGCGGTGGTTGTGAAACGGGAACGCTCGCTTCCCCGGCGGTACCGCCGTGATGTTGTACCCAAGCTTCTGCGCACCGATCCTCGGGCTGATGTAGGCCATTCGCGCATCGAATTTGTCCGCCGCAGCACCCGTCGGGGCAAATACGGCTGGGCGCGGTTCGAATTCGATGTCAGCAATGTTGATAATGGGTTTCGTCATGGCTGGGCTCCAGAGTGCAGAGTGAGCGGTTGTCGGGGCAAACGGATCGCGCCCCTTCCTTGGCCCGCAGATTTATAGCACCGCCAGTTGTGTTTGGCGCCACGCCGATCCGGCTAGGCGCTCACTGGTTTGCCAGCCCTTGGCGTAACGCGTGCCGCAATGCAGGCCTCTGGTGCCCGTGCACACGAAGCCTGTGCTGCGCGAACTGCCGGCAGGCGCACCACTCTGCTGCCCCGGCAGGCTCGTACGGGTATGTCGCGGCTTCGATAACATTACGGGGCGGCGCCTTCTGACGCGTGACGTCCGTATGGTGCCGAAATCACTCACTGCGGCGGCCTGATTGCACTCTTTCCGAGTACTGTCGCGGCCGTGTCGCAGCTGATCGGTACAATCTCGCCAGGTTCCAACAGAGATATGCCCGCCAAGGGCTGAAAACGCGGGTGCGGCGGCGCACCTCGAATAGCAAAAAGGATGGTCATGAAGTGCGTGGATGATTTTCGTCTCAAATTTGGTCAGCGCGAGGTGGTGCCGATCATCATCGGTGGCATGGGTGTCGACATCTCGTCTGCCGAACTTGCGCTCGAAGCGGCGCGGCTGGGCGGAATCGGCCACATCTCCGATGCAATGGTCCAGACGGTTTCCGACCGCCGCTTCAAGACGAAATTCACGCGCGACAAGCTGCAGCAGTACAAGTACAACGTCGCGAACTCCGACAAGTCCGACGTGCAGTTCAACCTCGCCCAGTTGGCGGAAGCGACCCGCCTGCATGTCGGCTCGACGATGGAGGCCAAGCGCGGCGACGGCATGATCTTCATCAACTGCATGGAGAAGCTGACGATGAACGCGGCGCGCGACACTTTGCGCGTGCGCCTCGCATCGGCTCTCGATGCGGG encodes:
- a CDS encoding HD-GYP domain-containing protein, yielding MTEDQFAATVLAGKGLVAAMRARDHTTVWHQDRVALLAEHLARQLGVSDAEARQARSAGLHHDIGKIAISDATLFKQGPLTQAEWLEMQAHAEIGERILRATENPLLCSIAGYVRHHHERFDGTGYPDGLQGSEIPLIAQIVSIADAYDAMAAVRAYRPPRPHRAIIAILTSEVGQKWDGAMFDALVRLFEVDSEIVSAYLAKD
- a CDS encoding ABC-F family ATP-binding cassette domain-containing protein, which translates into the protein MISVRNVTLRRGVKVVLDRASVTFTPGEKIGLVGRNGAGKSSFFGLLNGTLHEDSGEFSIPAAWKMAQVAQDMPETEQSATDFVIEGDTVLLAAQAEVAAAEASDDGMRMAHAYMDLHDAGAHDAAARAQALILGLGFSAAQLDEPVNSFSGGWRMRLQLARALMCPSDLLLLDEPTNHLDLDALVWLEAWLKRYQGTMVVISHDREFLDAVTQVTVHVDNAKLVRYGGNYSKFEDMRAEQLVLQQAAMAKQADKIAHLQKFIDRFKAKASKAKQAQSRVRALERMEKIAPVLADAEFNFEFKEPLNVPNPMLSMLDASFGYPAPDDAPAGTPPTVIVRNINRSVLAGQRIGILGANGQGKSTLVKTVAHALAPIAGEISEGKGLNIGYFAQQELDVLDPAASPLLHMTRLAKDTPAHLRAPGQSGTEQSLRTFLGTFNFSGDMVHQAVGTMSGGEKARLVLCMIVWQRPNLLLLDEPTNHLDLATREALGMALNEFEGTVMLVSHDRALLRAVCDEFWLVTKGGVEPFDGDLDDYQQFLLDEARRMRELAAAKLKKAAA
- a CDS encoding GNAT family N-acetyltransferase, whose amino-acid sequence is MTRTKLEPPDQAETIALIAELDAYQDTLYPQECRYSLDIGAMTQANVLFAVARTAGGVAIGCGAIVLGTSYGEVKRMYVRPEARGDGAAQSILCVLEHAAHAKGCRSLMLETGPYQPAALAFYGKQGFVRCGAFGDYPEHPLSVFMRKELALEGVAQDVSEA
- a CDS encoding YciI family protein, whose protein sequence is MRFIITAQQSTEQETTKEQADFDVELFKAYMRFNEDMHQAGVLVASEGLNPSAPGARIAVANGKRYVMDGPFAESKELVGGFYLIEVPSLEEAIQWALRAPSGFGKDDVLEVRQLTGAGDLPPEILSLIAEAAPTWSASAWQSRDAK
- a CDS encoding ProQ/FINO family protein yields the protein MTTTPQVQSPREVLKQLAGKYPVLRNWQPLAIGIDKQLIALHPEFAPKHLRTALLIHTRALPYLRSVAKAKERFALDGSAAGEVTEQQRAHATEQIKEVQRKRAEARRQAEEAEKARKAEELRQQKLQMLVSKFSG
- a CDS encoding cupin domain-containing protein translates to MTKPIINIADIEFEPRPAVFAPTGAAADKFDARMAYISPRIGAQKLGYNITAVPPGKRAFPFHNHRANEEMFFVLQGSGEVRIGANTYAIRTGDVIACPPGGNEAAHQITNTGTEELRYLAVSTKLSPEIAEYPDSGKFGVLAELPPSADGKPQRFVYVGRAGDSLNYWDGE